The sequence CAGAGTGGAAGCGGACACGAAGCTGGCTGGCTTCGGCGGTGCTACTGGTTCGAATCTGGGCCTGGTGATGGAGTTCATGGAGAACGGCACCCTGTCCGCCTTGAGGTACCGGGTCCCTTTTGTGCCTTGGGCCCTGCGAATTCGCATCCTCCACCAGGTAGCCCTGGGGATGAATTTCCTCCACAGCCTCAAACCCCCGCTGTTACACCTGGACCTCAAGCCAAGCAACGTTCTACTGAATGAGGAGCTCCACGTCCGGGTGAGTTTCATCATTCCCATTTCGTAAGTGGAGTGGGCAGTTCAGAGTCATTGCCTGTGTGCAGACTTCTGGGCAGGCTGATATTCTCTGCAACCTCTGAGTGAGTTTCAAACTTTCAGTGAAGCTTATGGAGTGGTACAAAAACAAAGAAGACCTGCATGGAATATAAGGACTAagaacatgttttgttgcaactgagccatccggttgtgctgctgcagatgcaccatgatcTGCTTTGGAAAGTGGAAACTGCAACTCACTTCTCGTGCTGGATCGATCCCAGAAGAAGATAGACAGGGCAGTTTGCTCTTAAAGAAAGTGAAGCTTATAATTGCTCCAAACTTTAGCAAAGTGATCCAAGACCGGGGATTAGACGTGTACGAGGACCATCAGTTGACTTCCTgtagggtggggaacttgtgaacttccagatgttgttggggttgttgggctccaattcctgccagccccagtcagcaagaCCCAACAGCTGgggaacatgggagttgtagtcaaatgaTGTCTTTCGTGGAAGAGGCATGGGTTCCCTGTCCTTGTCTTAAGGGGGCAACTGTTTGACATAGAGCAGTGGTTTCCAAAATCCAATCTGCAGAACTCCAAGGTCCCTCACAGGGTTAGCAAGAGCTCTTCAAAGATTTgattttaattacatttatatcccatgtttatatcccactttccccaAATGTCATCCCTGTAACAACCATGGCTGGCAGAGTGGGGATTGAAACCTTGGtttcctaggtcctagtccaaaactctaaccactataccacacttaGCTCCCTTGCCATTAAAGTGGCCCTTGTcactataagagaacaagggaggcgctcatggtgtgttctttttttaatataaaaatagcAATGAGTATATTTCATTACAGTATTTTGTACTATAAAGGCTTTTGTTTAGTTTAAAGCAATATACAAGCCTCATAAATCAAATGCCTTCTTAGCTTTTCAATTGGTGGAAGTGGGTAGATTGttcttatttaattatttattttattttatgaattgCTTCTGTATGAGGCATCCCAGCTACCACGTAACAGAAGGTGGAGTCGGTCTTCTGCAATGTATAATTGCGTGGGCGGATGACTCAGGTTGTTCCAATCtctttctgtgaaatgggtgcaTCTCATTCTCCAGCCACTGCTTACatcacctcccccctccctcccacatcCTCTTGGTTCAGGTGGCTGATTTTGGGCTCTCCAAGTTCAAGCGAGGGACCACTCGGAACGCCAGCATCAAatccagggaagaggaagagtaTGGCGGGACTCTGGAGTTCATGCCCCCTGAGGCTTTCACCAATGTGAACTACAAGCCGACCCCAGGCACAGACGTCTACAGGTGAACATGGGTTGCATTGCCTGTGTTGGACAACAGGGGGCACTGCAATTACGTGAGCGACATAGAGTTGAGGGTCATTTGGCATGACAAGCCAGTTTCTGAATGAAAGCTACTGATATCTACATGGGgtaatccagtacagtggtacctcgggttacatacacttcaggttgcagactctgctaacccagaaatagtgcttcaggttaagaactttgcttcaggatgagaacagaaatcgtgctccggcggcagcaggaggccccattagctaaagtggtgcttcaggttaagaacagtttcaggttaagaacggacctctggaacgaattaagtacttaacccgaggtaccactgtagtcccataAATTCTACTGTGCTCTTTTCCTTTCTGTCTGGCATTGGTTACCAGCGTTCAGTGGTAGAATCTCAGCCTGTGTGACCGTACCCCTTTAGTATGCGAGCTCCCTGCTCATAAACACTGGATAAGCTTGTGAGATGGAGCAAGGAATGGGGCTATGGAAAAGATTGGTCTACATAGGAAGAGGATCTTGTGCAGGGCAGTCTCTCCTGAGATCCTGATTctcttgtttttctctctcttcagctACGGGATTCTCATGTGGTCGTTGCTCACTGGCGAAGACCCTTACGCAAGTGAGTCTTCTTCCGGTTTCTTTCTACCTGTCAGAGATTTCGCAGACTACtgtgaaatattatttattaatgggAACAGGCACTGAAGAACCATcgcaagaaaggaaaagaaagcagctgCCTATCAGAGagctgggatgcaggtggcactgtgggttaaaccacagagcctaggacttgccgatcagaaggtcagcagttcgaatccccacgatggggtgagctcccgttgctcggtccctgctcctgccaacctagcagtttgaaagcacgtcaaagtgcaagtagataaataggtaccactccagcgggaaggtaaatggcgtttccatgcgctgctctggttcaacagaagttgcttagtcatgctggccacatgacccggaaggccacatggctccctcagccaataaagccagatgagcgccgcaaccccagagtcatccgcaactggacaatggtcaggggtccctttacctttaacagagaGCTGCAAAGTCTGTGTGTGATTCGGCCTATCCAGTGATTAGACGGGATTAGctaaggcagcctttgccaacaacaGTCCATATGTTGCTCACTGTTGTAGGCAATATGCTTCTGTATACCAGTGAGTGGgactcacaaatggggagagtacCATTGCGCTCAGGTCATGCTAGCTGGCTTccgataggcatctggttggccattgtgaggatAGGATGCTGGCCTTGGATGGGCTCCCAGTGTggtccttcttatgttcttcaccTGCATCCCTGAGATGCTAGCTGGATTCAGGGGAACATCCAGATAGGGTCCCCACCCCTGCATTATCATGTGGTGCACTCTTCTCAAGAGGACTGTACCACATGCTTTTCCCCTCAGCTATTAAATTTGGCCCTTGACGGTGTGTGACGAAAGCAGGGGAAGCCTTTGGTGAAGAGCAGTAACTCAGTGGacctttgcatgcacaaggtcacaggttcaatccccaacaggatctccaggtaggaatggaCCTTgtcagaaatcctggagagccattgccactcTGTGTAGACAGCTTTCTTTGTTTCCACACTAAGGTGGCATGTGCCCATTAAATCCCCTCCCTTCAAACTGCTCAAAATTtggcctgccccctccccattttgcaATTTAATCTGCAAATTGTCATGTCTTATAAAAGAGCCGGGATGGAGTAGTCAATATTagttaaaaggtaaaaaggtaaaggacccctggacggttaagtccagtcaaaggcgactatggggttgcggcactcatctcactttcaggccgagggagccggcgtttgtctacagacagttttccgggtcctgtggccagcatgactaaaccacttctggcacaagaggacaccgtgacggaaaccagagcagcgcacggaaacgctgtttaccttcctgctgcagtgaaacctatttatctacttgcactggtgtgcttttgaactgctaggttggcaggagctgggatagagcgacaggagctcaccccgtcgtggggattcgaactgctgaccttctgatcggcaagcccaagaggctaagtggtttagaccacagcgccacccatgtccctagtcAATACTACTGGGACTCGGACTCCGGAGAACTGCATATGAATTCCTCTATTATACTGGGCCTTGTGCAAATCTGCATGGCCCCTTCAGAATATTTTGCATACAACCTGTGTTTCTGTGTCTGCTTAGATGTCCCCCCTGGAAATATGAGCTCCATCATCAAGTCACTGATCCCCCAAGGCCAAAGGCCCAGTACTAAGGAGCTGGAGATGATGGCCAGTAGAGTGTTGAAACTAGAAGACTTGATCAGGCTGATGAAACTCTGCTGGCATCACAACCAAGACCAAAGGCCGTCCTTCCGAGGTAATAAATGTGACCCTTTCCCCCACCACAAGAGTGCTAACATCAAGTGGAATATAATGTTTACATTTCATTTGAAAAGGTGATAGTGGTTCATGACAGATAACTTAGTCAAAATGGGAAACGGTACCAGAAATCACATCAGTTCATATGTCCCTTTGCaaacaggaatagaaatcagGCATTCGAATACAAGTAGTATTCACTGTtatcaacccccccccaaagtccacTATTTGCTGTcattccacacccacccacccagtccaTTACTGATGACTTTACTCTCTGCTCCATTAGAATGAATGGTGTGGAATTATATAGCAGTAATGTAATGGATTACATTATTAAATTTAGCCACAGTGAGCCAAATAACATCTTTGCAGAACCTGAACTGCAGCGGAATGGGAACAGTGCTGCATGCATTGGGTactagggagagggccttctcagcgggTGCTCCTAGGCTTTGGGGCTCTGTCGCTTGTTCTTCAGCTGGCAGGTAAAGACTTTTGCACTGGCAAAACGAGGGTGCTTGTGCTACCTGTAACTGTGGTGTGATTCTGAATGCCCAGCTCCCACCCTGCCCCTGGGTGCGTAAATGGCTTGAGGTCTCTGCAGGTCcttccctgcacacacacacacacacacacacacacgttggttTTTTGCACAAATTTTCCATCGTAACAACTTCATAACAAatctttggctatcacagcctaagaCTTCCCTCAACTCCTTCTAATGGTTTTCTAAATTCCTCTCTATTTTTGCATGTTATAGCTATACTTATTGCTCTAGATCCTCTCTTACATCATCTATTTTTAATCCTTTCCACAATAATTTAtaaagtcctccttacaaaacttcttgtaacccGACAAGCAACGTTAAAtaattacaattgtctttcaaagtCCTTCCCTcattctcatcccccccccattttgcttaGAGTGCAGCGAAAACACAGAGGATGCCTTTTCCCAGTACAAACGTCACATTGTGGCCGCTGTGCGCAAGGTCCAGGATTGCTTGGTAAGTTGCACTTTTTCAGACAGCCACCAGGTGGTAGGAGTCCTCTATTTTTACCTtgcatagataatactgaggagaaataatagaatcatggagctggaagggaacatgaggatcatctcgtccatgtcaggttgctgttgtttttaaattctcCCTTGTTATATCCCCTCAGTAAGCTGCAACAGACAatcattttaaacacacacatgcacacacacacaccccgtctgCCTGGTCTGTGGTAAAACAGCTCCCAGTTGCGACAATGTGGACATTCTCCTTCATTGGTTAAAAAGTCCGTTTAATCAACAaaacaatcatttttaaaaaactattttattgaaattttctcAGACAAATGAGAAACATGTAACAACAAACACAACATACGTAACAATACTTGCCTGTGAACTTAGTCCTGGCAATACTtgtgcagaaaaaagaaaagtgatgcAACAAGATGACACGATAATACCTAAGGTATAGAAACAGCAATCTGGAAGACCAAAGGaagtaatttatacattttaaaggGAAAGGTCAAAAATGGTTAGGTATAATACCAGCccacagtgttttttttctggggggatgcaggggtatgcattcccctaaacattttgtgaatctttgtacttttgtccatttactgtatccccccccccctgatttgaactatacaatggtgattttcttgagtaaacaagaaaacaaatttttcttaagaaaaaaagcactgtcagtCCATAATGGGTGATgaagacctgggggggggggagagactgcccCGTCGGAAACCAAGTACGGTACCTGAGAATGGTGCTTTTGGATTTAAGCCCTCTAAATTGTCTGTTACATTGAGTTTTCTCTCCTCTGGTCCCATTTAAAGATGGAGAGCTCTCCTTCAAATGAAACCAGGGTCAACTTGGATACGATATCAGGAAGAGTCAATTCTGCCCATCAGGTATCGAAGCCCTTGGACTACGAGGTCCCGCTAACCCCTTCCTATGAATTTGAGGAGCAGCTTAGGACTTTAAGACTGGAAGAGTTTCCACACAGACAAAATGGTGAGTGGGGTTTGTGAACTGGGTCTGGGAGCATTTTCTACTTCTAAGACAGTAATTGACTAAGGGAAACTTCAGCACAAATCTTGCTGAGATAATGGGTGTGCAGAAGTGAGAAAGAGttttatttattctctctctctctctctctctctcacacacacacacacacacacacacacacacgcacacacattttcaggTCTGACGCAAttgaaaaaaactaaaaaaattgtccagtagcaccttagagaccaactaagtagttctgggtataagcttttgtgtgcatgcacacttcttcagatacacaggcttcttcagatctgaagaagtgtgcatgcacaagatagcttatacccagaactacTTAActgctctctaaggtgctactggacaattttttttatttttttcgactgcgtcagaccaacacggctacctacctgaacgtGTGAAAACAGTAAATGCTGTCCTCTTCCTCACCCCCAAGTCAAGGTGAGGGCCAAGGGTAGCCTTCCTGTTTGGGCACCTGAGGTAGTAAATGCAGCAAGTGCCTCTTCCTGGCTgtaaaaaacacaataataagAAATTGGACAACCTGCTTCCTTTTCATGAGAACAAGTATCAGCCACCTGAGACATCCACCTCCCTCTTCCTAAAGGAAGGTGGCTAGCAGATGCCTTTTCCTGCACACGAGGCTCTagagcaaagacagaaataatggCTCTTGCTCTGATTTGGATTGTTGGTGGCACTGTAGTATGTTTGTCCAGTGTTTTGCCTCATCTCTGCTTGCCCCTCTGTCAAAATTCTCCCTAATTTTGCATCCTGGAGGACAGGAAGCATTTGGGCTCAGTCCTCATAGAAAAACTGCAATGTGGGGTATGCGTGGGTCAATGGAGATGAGGAGCTGCCACAACAAACCTCAAGTCTCtcctcagccagccagccccacctgcctgccttacaCCCAGGAGGTAGAACTACCTGCCAGCTTGCTTCTCTTTTGTGATGTtttccttgtagaactcagcagggaaaaggttgggggacaaaactagaattagttttGTCTGTGCCTGCCGTTGTCTGTGGTTCCAGCTACTTCCTTCCTCTCcaccagccccaatgggcaccagccactgctGGCCTATGTGTGGATTTAGGCCTCATTTAGCCCTTTTGTCACAGGCAAATCATGAGGGAATTTCACCTTGTGATGCCATGTCCTCTTCAAAATGTACTGTGTTCACTtgcctttatccccccccccacttttccttttcctttcagagGCTGTACCCATGAGAGACTTTTCCAAAATAAACCGAGAAGGGAAATCTGGGCTTCACCGTAGTCACAGCGCGCAGATCAGGAAAGTAAGGTCACTTCTATCAATGTTACCCATCGAGGCTGAGGAGAGTTGGATGGGTTGGGGAAATGGAGTGGATAGCACAAGCTGGGGGCTTTGGCGAGAAGCCATTGGTTGGGGTTGCTGTGGGAACTGTTGGGTGGAAATGGACAGTGAGGGCTCAGTGAGGGACGGTGACGGGCCACCAGCTCTGAACTGGTTTCTGGCCAAGCTCTTACACAAGCACGAAAGGCTTGTATCCCCTGCACACACATGCAGGGCCTGTGCCACTCGTGTTTGATCTAATCCAAGATGGCGGCTGTGCTGGCATCTGCCCTGCCAACTCACCTTGGAAGGATCGACTGGGACACCAGCCTTTTCTTGACTGGGAAAGATTACAGGGTTTGCCTCTTTTGAGATAGTTAAAACGATTCAGCAAGTCACTGGTGTGAACAGAATGCTTTGGGGGCTCAAATGTGGGGCCACTTCCAATTACATTAATATTTTACTCTTCAAATTTGCTGAGGACCCAAGCTATGGATCGCCTCCTCACGAAGGGGTGAAGATTCGAAACTGGCCCAGGCATACAGGTAATTTTTCTGCCTTTCTAAAAGGGAGTAGACCCTCTTTCTgctgcagcagggatggggaactgttcTCACTCTAAGGGCCCATTCCCTACAGCAAAACCTTCCAGCGGACAGATGCCAAAggcaaatgtgtgtgtggtggtcAGAATCAAAATGTGGGCCAAGCAAGGGATGCAGTTCTTACCTTTGTATGGTAGCCTGCATTCCAGCTATTCAGCTATTCAAAAGCCCCCCAAAGCTCATACACCCCTCAAACAGGGTTCATCTCACACTATCAAAGTCctaggac comes from Podarcis raffonei isolate rPodRaf1 chromosome 13, rPodRaf1.pri, whole genome shotgun sequence and encodes:
- the RIPK3 gene encoding receptor-interacting serine/threonine-protein kinase 3 — translated: MAAPNKFYEEITGQHLRDWQCIGRGAFGTIYRARHEDWRIDVAVKILNSNTSFTQEELLKEARAMEEARFTYVLRLFGLFVGRVEADTKLAGFGGATGSNLGLVMEFMENGTLSALRYRVPFVPWALRIRILHQVALGMNFLHSLKPPLLHLDLKPSNVLLNEELHVRVADFGLSKFKRGTTRNASIKSREEEEYGGTLEFMPPEAFTNVNYKPTPGTDVYSYGILMWSLLTGEDPYANVPPGNMSSIIKSLIPQGQRPSTKELEMMASRVLKLEDLIRLMKLCWHHNQDQRPSFRECSENTEDAFSQYKRHIVAAVRKVQDCLMESSPSNETRVNLDTISGRVNSAHQVSKPLDYEVPLTPSYEFEEQLRTLRLEEFPHRQNEAVPMRDFSKINREGKSGLHRSHSAQIRKDPSYGSPPHEGVKIRNWPRHTELKRRPLSDSFTVPSYPPYLPGFWPQPQSFYQPQQDVSQDHTLLPRFSSPRAPQEYGGITITGQGISGIQIGTHNTLVLEQVHESKPRNEH